The Deinococcus misasensis DSM 22328 genome includes a region encoding these proteins:
- a CDS encoding MarR family winged helix-turn-helix transcriptional regulator, with amino-acid sequence MTSPLPSDDFKALDQTLLQLLTALEVVLIARPLATVLGEEEEVTGAQLRTLRFLDSVEFALVGDIAAGLGISYPAATKAVDRLCDRGLAERYRDAMDARRIQVSLTPRGKSVLQEVQSERTRYLQGIFQQMPQTPADFNVQLLALLREITRDPDVLEAIRRQSGQL; translated from the coding sequence ATGACATCCCCTCTGCCCTCAGACGACTTCAAAGCGCTGGACCAGACCCTCTTGCAGCTCCTGACAGCTCTGGAGGTGGTGCTGATTGCACGCCCATTGGCCACCGTTTTGGGTGAGGAGGAGGAGGTCACTGGCGCACAACTTCGCACCTTGCGTTTTCTGGACAGTGTGGAGTTTGCTCTGGTGGGTGACATTGCTGCAGGTCTGGGGATCTCTTATCCAGCGGCCACGAAAGCTGTGGACCGTCTGTGCGATCGAGGGCTTGCAGAGCGTTATCGGGATGCCATGGATGCCAGACGCATTCAGGTCAGCCTGACCCCCAGAGGCAAAAGCGTGCTTCAGGAGGTGCAGTCTGAACGAACCCGCTATTTGCAGGGCATTTTCCAGCAGATGCCTCAGACACCTGCAGATTTCAATGTGCAGCTTCTGGCTTTGCTCCGTGAAATCACCCGTGATCCTGACGTGCTGGAGGCCATTCGCAGGCAAAGCGGACAGCTGTAA
- a CDS encoding S-ribosylhomocysteine lyase translates to MAKVESFDLDHTKVRAPYVRIAGVKHTPKGDTITKYDLRLTQPNQEAIDSSTLHTLEHLLAGYLRDHLQDVLDVSPMGCRTGMYMAVIAEPAAEQVRVAFEQALKDVASHGETIPGVSELECGNFRDHNLQSAKDVAHKVLEQGLIVQETINIQR, encoded by the coding sequence ATGGCGAAAGTGGAGTCCTTCGATTTAGACCACACCAAAGTGCGAGCACCTTATGTGCGCATTGCTGGTGTGAAACACACCCCGAAAGGGGACACCATCACCAAATACGACCTGCGCCTGACCCAGCCCAATCAGGAAGCCATTGATTCTTCCACCTTGCACACCCTGGAGCACCTGCTGGCAGGTTACCTCAGGGACCACTTGCAAGACGTGCTGGATGTCTCTCCGATGGGCTGCCGCACAGGCATGTACATGGCTGTGATTGCTGAACCTGCCGCAGAACAGGTGCGTGTGGCTTTCGAGCAGGCCCTGAAAGACGTGGCTTCCCATGGTGAAACCATCCCTGGCGTCAGTGAACTGGAATGCGGCAACTTCCGTGACCACAACTTGCAAAGCGCAAAAGACGTGGCCCACAAGGTGCTGGAGCAGGGCCTGATCGTTCAGGAGACCATCAACATCCAAAGATGA